The proteins below come from a single Anguilla rostrata isolate EN2019 chromosome 3, ASM1855537v3, whole genome shotgun sequence genomic window:
- the dusp27 gene encoding serine/threonine/tyrosine-interacting-like protein 2, whose amino-acid sequence MATHSDQENEADHVVPDDDIISVNSTSSNHLRCSSPSRFSVISGADTESIFMDPLNLSSLLPTKRNDDMDLQEEDSEVDPAEQMMVEDLYNCVRDMVDESSPYNTPCVLDIQRALVQDRLEAPLNAVDEVWPNIFIAEKMVAVNKSRLKRMGITHVLNAAHGTGVYTGTDFYAGMNIQYHGIEVDDFPSADISPFLRSAAEFLDEALLTHKGKVLVDSVMGVSRSAVLVAAYLMIFHHMTILEALLALRRKRPVCPNEGFLKQLRDLNEALLEERDEDERSDTLSQSSVVDALARRQPESIMGAQVHSILAEEQDGASVASTCTTSRDGRVPSLPAERREEEEAEEDVGRLVKEWQQRNERYQDEGWWQAQLLSDDEDEESVAGGRRRRPLPEDLESVTSADVRAVTEGIRRARAESVSSVATDTSSYADMWKQRLKEIEEQAAARYKGRGQDDDSESGGGVGDEEVESVLSEPGSLYNFCKKNKDTLTPLERWRVKRIQFGWNKKDAEAEQGAGGEGGAGEGEAQEAKPPALEDVNLTAYQSWKMRQQKKLGEVDKDAIVEMSRAQDSALARRRQRREEVLERSRRTLEESQSSCGWETESTLSGSTIPLSAFWQLASARSPAPDDSASVLSGRSSASRARSARSSATAPPQAPPTPMVPLPNLQGQGNEAVDLLSIQNWIANVVTETLMQKQGEMLMGGGSLPPSRAGSVLSLGAHSGRPVDDDKASMLSGASYTSGLSRGGGESMLSGGGTSSYSGYGSGRTKITKTSVPLYSLFQDQVDLRKLDSMDKEMKSEMRGKMDSYELQKIASDNKRSTLFKKKKKKEESDEEAEDDSEGTAKVTSKYSPDPTHVSARDPTRISARDLTRDPTRISARDLTRVPARDPTRDPALHRWDGPSAGTAGRFGNSAAERDKTSSIDKWLDDIRAPSRYPRPDRAAPGEPAAEPDCAYSSRRRASESSFQSEEEECASSTAAEEDFSSCSFHGSNDADPTTEMPYHPRRFPPATDPLSNGLKASQSYRVQRAYTSEEEEEEEERAYGARQTFSRYRDDRAEPRRGGREEEGEEEEEVSSFISRCRQRSRVQAEEELDEDDVIGAWRRQQEAKRRAYKDSDS is encoded by the exons ATGGCCACTCACAGTGATCAGGAGAATGAGGCGGATCACGTGGTTCCGgacgatgacatcatcagcgtCAACTCAACCTCGTCCAATCACCTGCgctgctcctcccccagcag GTTCTCAGTCATCTCAGGGGCGGACACGGAGAGCATCTTCATGGACCCCCTGAATCTGTCCTCCTTGCTGCCCACCAAACGGAACGATGATATGG ATCTGCAGGAGGAGGACTCAGAGGTGGACCCGGCGGAGCAGATGATGGTGGAGGATCTGTATAACTGTGTGAGGGACATGGTGGATGAAAGCAGCCCCTACAACACGCCCTGTGTGCTGGACATCCAGAGGGCCCTGGTGCAGGACCGCCTGGAGGCCCCCCTCAACGCTGTCGACGAGGTGTGGCCCAACATCTTCATCGCAGAGAA gatggTGGCGGTGAATAAGTCGCGTCTGAAGCGCATGGGCATCACCCACGTCCTGAACGCGGCCCACGGCACGGGCGTGTACACGGGCACGGACTTCTACGCCGGCATGAACATCCAGTACCACGGCATCGAGGTGGACGACTTCCCCAGCGCAGACATCTCGCCCTTCCTGCGTTCAGCCGCCGAGTTCCTGGACGAGGCGCTGCTGACACACAAGG ggaAGGTGCTGGTGGACTCGGTGATGGGTGTCAGCCGCTCGGCGGTGCTGGTGGCGGCGTACCTGATGATCTTCCACCACATGACCATCCTGGAGGCGCTGCTGGCGCTGCGCAGGAAGCGGCCCGTGTGCCCGAACGAGGGCTTCCTGAAGCAGCTGCGGGACCTGAACGAGGCGCTGCTGGAGGAGCGGGACGAGGACGAGCGCAGCGACACGCTCAGCCAGAGCTCCGTGGTGGACGCGCTGGCGCGCCGCCAGCCAGAGAGCATCATGGGAGCGCAGGTGCACTCCATCCTGGCGGAGGAGCAGGACGGCGCCAGCGTGGCCAGCACCTGCACGACGAGCCGGGACGGGCGCGTCCCCTCGCTCCCCGCGGAGAGgcgcgaggaagaggaggcagaggaggacgTGGGACGCCTGGTTAAGGAGTGGCAGCAGCGGAACGAGAGGTACCAGGACGAGGGCTGGTGGCAGGCGCAGCTGCTGAGCGACGACGAGGACGAGGAGTCGGTGGCGGGAGGAAGAAGGCGGCGGCCCTTGCCGGAGGACCTGGAGAGCGTGACGAGCGCAGACGTGCGCGCCGTAACCGAGGGGATTCGCCGCGCGCGCGCCGAGTCCGTCTCGTCCGTCGCCACGGACACCAGCAGCTACGCCGACATGTGGAAGCAGCGGCTGAAGGAGATCGAGGAGCAGGCCGCCGCCCGCTacaaggggcggggccaggacgACGACAGCGagagcgggggcggggtcggggacGAGGAGGTGGAGAGCGTGCTGTCGGAGCCCGGCTCGCTCTACAACTTCTGCAAGAAGAACAAAGACACGCTCACGCCCCTGGAGAGGTGGCGGGTGAAGAGGATCCAGTTTGGGTGGAATAAGAAGGACGCCGAGgcggagcagggggcggggggggaaggcggggccggggagggAGAGGCCCAGGAGGCCAAGCCGCCCGCGCTGGAGGACGTGAACCTGACAGCCTATCAGAGCTGGAAGATGCGGCAGCAGAAGAAGCTGGGCGAGGTGGACAAAGACGCCATCGTGGAGATGAGCCGGGCGCAGGACTCGGCGCTGGCCAGGAGGAGGCAGCGGCgggaggaggtgctggagcgCTCGCGGCGCACGCTGGAGGAGAGCCAGTCCTCGTGCGGCTGGGAGACGGAGAGCACGCTGAGCGGGAGCACCATCCCGCTCTCCGCCTTCTGGCAGCTGGCCTCCgcccgcagccccgcccccgacgACTCCGCCTCCGTGCTGAGTGGCCGCTCCTCTGCTTCCCGCGCCCGCAGCGCCCGCAGCTCCGCCACGGCGccgccccaggccccgcccactcccatgGTGCCTCTGCCCAACCTGCAGGGGCAGGGGAACGAGGCCGTGGACCTGCTGAGCATCCAGAACTGGATCGCCAACGTGGTGACGGAGACGCTGATGCAGAAGCAGGGGGAGATGCTGATGGGCGGGGGCAGCCTGCCCCCGTCCCGCGCCGGGTCCGTGCTCAGCCTGGGGGCACACTCCGGGCGGCCCGTGGACGACGACAAGGCCTCCATGCTGAGCGGAGCATCGTACACCAGTGGGCTGTCCCGGGGTGGGGGAGAGTCCATGCTGTCCGGCGGGGGCACGTCCAGCTACTCGGGGTACGGGTCCGGTCGGACAAAGATCACTAAAACCAGCGTGCCCCTGTACAGCCTGTTCCAGGACCAGGTGGACCTGCGCAAGCTGGACTCCATGGACAAGGAGATGAAGTCTGAGATGAGGGGCAAGATGGACTCCTACGAACTGCAGAAGATCGCCTCCGACAACAAGCGCAGCACCCTGttcaagaagaagaagaagaaggaggagagcgATGAGGAGGCCGAGGACGACAGCGAAGGGACGGCTAAGGTCACGAGCAAATACAGCCCTGACCCCACCCACGTCTCCGCCCGTGACCCCACCCGCATCTCTGCTCGTGACCTCACCCGTGACCCCACCCGCATCTCTGCTCGTGACCTCACCCGTGTCCCTGCTCGCGACCCCACCCGTGACCCCGCCCTCCACAGGTGGGACGGGCCCTCGGCAGGGACTGCCGGGAGGTTCGGTAACTCTGCGGCAGAGAGGGACAAGACCAGCAGCATCGACAAGTGGCTGGATGACATCAGAGCCCCGTCGCGGTACCCGCGGCCGGACAGAGCGGCGCCCGGAGAGCCGGCAGCCGAGCCCGACTGCGCCTACTCCAGCCGGAGGAGGGCCTCAGAGAGCTCCTTccagagcgaggaggaggagtgcgCCTCCTCCACAGCTGCAGAAGAGGACTTCTCCTCCTGCAGTTTCCATGGCAGCAATGACGCCGATCCCACTACAGAGATGCCATACCACCCCAGGAGGTTTCCCCCGGCAACGGACCCCTTGTCCAACGGTCTAAAGGCATCCCAGAGCTACAGAGTGCAGAGGGCCTACacctctgaggaagaggaggaagaggaggagagggcgtatggggcaaggcagacattcTCCCGCTACCGGGACGACCGTGCAGAGCCGAGGAGAGGAGGccgggaggaagagggggaggaagaggaagaggtgtCCTCCTTCATCAGTCGGTGTCGCCAGCGGTCCAGGGTGCaggcggaggaggagctggaTGAGGATGATGTCATCGGGGCGTGGAGAAGACAGCAGGAGGCAAAGCGACGCGCGTACAAAGACAGCGACTCTTAG
- the LOC135251861 gene encoding POU domain, class 2, transcription factor 1-like, producing MADGGAASQDESSEPESNMRNQSESSKEAKDSGTGNTGAQTNGLDLQKQTVQNANAMNTVHTHALLQQLTLTLCS from the exons atggctgacggAGGAGCAGCAAGTCAAGATGAGAGTTCAGAACCAG aaTCTAACATGAGAAACCAGTCAGAAAGCAGTAAAGAAGCGAAGGACTCTGGGACAGGAAATACTG GTGCTCAGACTAATGGACTGGACCTTCAGAAACAAACTGTGCAGAATGCTAATGCAATGAACACTGTGCACACTCATGCCCTACTGCAGCag CTGACTCTGACTCTCTGCAGctga
- the LOC135251973 gene encoding POU domain, class 2, transcription factor 1-like, whose translation MTLSLTQWQQSPAAVSTSSGASRTVLVAASHLAHLGRGPHHQFPLSQPIHIAHDLQQPNLNLQQFVLVQPGHPIATQLQPAHFIISQTAQGQPSFLQASNLLTQLPQSQASLLQAQPSITLTTQAATPTRTITATPIQPLTQSQATPKRLDTPTLEEPSDLEELEQFAKTFKQRRIKLGFTQGDVGLAMGKLYGNDFSQTTISRFEALNLSFKNMCKLKPLLEKWLGDAENLTLDHALSSPSSLGSAAMEGLNRRRKRRTSIETNIRVALEKSFLEQNPKPSSEEIAMIAEQLSMEKEVIRVWFCNRRQKEKRINPPSSSAGKTIYSPPTPLVGSTAGLVTSNPAPTLTVNPAPPLTSTSGATLAFTGASLGALAKSTPLAVSTATAAVTSSPLSPSSSKPQSAGAEPAGAPEAGQVVVATPGLSGVSLAAMAAAAGLSPALMTSAQFTPGGGLLSWAPGGLSSALGPTLMSNTTLATIQAALASSGSVPITSLDSCGNLLFANTSSGGVGGTPGLLPAPLFLSPQNLSLLTSNPVSLVSTAGTGGALNLQTSAASHVVTTTTPATAITAASKAQ comes from the exons atgactctct CTCTGACTCAGTGGCAGCAGTCACCAGCAGCAGTCAGCACCAGCTCTGGCGCTAGCCGCACAGTGCTCGTCGCCGCGAGCCACCTGGCCCATCTCGGTCGCGGACCCCATCACCAGTTCCCCCTGTCACAGCCCATCCACATCGCACAT GACCTACAGCAGCCGAATCTGAACCTGCAGCAGTTTGTGCTGGTGCAGCCGGGCCATCCAATTGCAACGCAGCTGCAGCCGGCACATTTCATCATCTCCCAGACTGCACAGGGTCAGCCTA GTTTCCTGCAGGCCTCAAACCTGCTAACGCAACTACCTCAGAGCCAGGCCAGCCTGCTGCAGGCCCAGCCCAGCATCACTCTCACCACACAG GCAGCGACGCCGACGCGCACGATAACGGCCACGCCGATCCAGCCCCTCACCCAGAGCCAGGCCACGCCCAAGCGCCTGGACACGCCCACTCTGGAGGAGCCGAGcgacctggaggagctggagcagttTGCCAAAACCTTCAAACAGAGACGAATCAAGCTGGGCTTCACTCAG ggagaTGTAGGACTGGCCATGGGGAAACTGTATGGAAACGATTTCAGCCAAACCACCATCTCTCGCTTTGAGGCCCTGAATCTGAGCTTTAAAAACATGTGCAAGCTCAAGCCTTTGCTGGAGAAATGGCTGGGGGATGCAG AGAACCTGACGCTGGACCACGCCCTGTCCAGCCCCAGCTCTCTGGGCTCGGCGGCCATGGAGGGGCTGAACCGCAGACGCAAGAGACGCACCAGCATCGAGACCAACATCCGCGTGGCCCTAGAGAAGAGCTTCCTGGAG CAGAATCCCAAACCCTCATCGGAGGAGATCGCCATGATCGCAGAGCAGCTGAGCATGGAGAAGGAGGTGATCCGCGTCTGGTTCTGCAACCGCCGGCAGAAGGAGAAAAGAAtcaacccccccagcagcagcgcCGGCAAGACCAtctactccccccccacccccctg gtgGGCAGTACGGCGGGCCTGGTGACCAGTAACCCCGCGCCCACGCTGACGGTGaacccggccccgcccctcaccagCACGTCCGGCGCCACTCTGGCGTTCACAG GCGCGAGTCTCGGCGCTTTGGCCAAGAGCACGCCGTTggccgtctccacggcgaccgCCGCGGTGACCTCGTCCCCtctcagcccctcctcctcaaAGCCTCAGAGcgcaggggcggagccagcggGGGCGCCAGAGGCGGGGCAGGTGGTGGTGGCCACGCCCGGTCTCTCCGGTGTCAGTTTAGCTGCCATGGCCGCGGCCGCCGGACTCAGCCCCGCCCTCATGACATCAGCGCAGTTCACCCCGGG tggcGGGTTGCTGAGTTGGGCCCCTGGGGGGCTCAGTAGTGCTTTGGGGCCCACTCTGATGAGCAACACCACTCTGGCCACAATCCAAG cagctctggcTTCCAGTGGCTCAGTCCCCATCACGTCTCTGGACAGCTGTGGGAATCTGCTGTTTGCCAACACCAGTTCGGGCGGCGTGGGGGGGACCCCCGGTCTGCTGCCCGCACCCCTCTTCCTGAGCCCCCAAAACCTGtcgctgctgaccagcaaccccGTCAGCCTGGTGTCCACCGCCGGAACGGGCGGTGCTCTCAACCTGCAGACCAGCGCCGCCTCCCACGTGGTAACCACGACGACCCCCGCCACCGCCATCACCGCGGCCTCCAAGGCCCAGTGA